A single region of the Anomaloglossus baeobatrachus isolate aAnoBae1 chromosome 2, aAnoBae1.hap1, whole genome shotgun sequence genome encodes:
- the ZNF654 gene encoding zinc finger protein 654 — translation MAEDESDQESERLIEELEAAADEELRGPGAGGSGSREYCRRFCEVVEDYTARWQVPLPQLQVLQTALCCFTSASVSFPAECEHVQDVLSRLALSLFELLLFFGKDEFYEAPLKDILGSVQECHDLLIRYESVDLRLVTFVIKDGGPWEDPVLQAILKGKSEPQDIVDRYLRSENQLFFEFRVRYLIACERISEAVALITTCLSHPDVSKNLYYHQAYFTCLHMTRLTDKLLPEHVLRIDCSDGVKIICNIEKEGKTALALQLSNAFLITQLQTGKMYCMWDLIFIWSKLQLKVNPSKQVFVEQCYNMLRIAANVKAIFPFMKTIREEIGEGAVQLSVELCGCALQLDLKDDPETKSLIYKTIAYLLPTDLEICRICALSVFFLEQSVESYRVVERLYRYSDEDYNEFTSYVENRVRFELLPILKRGLLFDPEFWNFSMIQTNCSALLGDESVLTLSIPDPLDNVVEQQSLPAETAVVPLLNGELKHSDSRLRQRTPSDPSKNHTVVSPLKMDTITPRHLCVLCNRQFLGGHIFRHAQTHHKGYWFSCVMCARKFRSKISMLRHLKHHLKKLQRSTAENSPDTSSDSLHAYTKEVNSSEESSSSSETANSNQNLLDNDPAVPGENHTVDRNGEDVNHSTTTQTSFSTDISNSDDLGALGDTEDCSDLSPNVKLNGSLYSKNDPVVKREVDYSCPAQGCHRVFQKIRALNKHARNAHPSDLKVQQHIMTWNKGKCRFCQRKFANCTHFIDHLKLHYYPNVYFCQQSHCNMRYKASSQLAEHQQSHETLEFQCRFGKCVEIFSELSTLHEHEAQHYEQHPLDSSASLQNVESVESVPVPLQNVKPVESVLVPEEDVESLDQQMVKCSKKVKAAPEEEAQDLPIPIWKSRKDIAEPKTYKQAEKKLNGDVLLPDQVLQTSPDPIHEAPETAAEEQSLNGHIAPEPSLAVETSATVDDTETDQINPPTSDTAQEAPPTEAAENVQTVKPNQAAFTTTQRSVAVQPFRRPLPPSYLAEQYISMPKRRKNDQERTSENHKVAKAGKVETFRCGTCLTNYCSNEALEKHLAQKKCQLFFGFDSDDESAW, via the exons GAGTCTCTTCGAGTTGCTGCTTTTTTTTGGAAAAGATGAATTTTATGAGGCTCCTCTGAAAGACATCCTCGGTTCAGTCCAG GAATGCCATGACCTCCTCATCCGATACGAGAGCGTAGACTTGAGACTAGTTACATTCGTTATTAAGGATGGAGGCCCCTGGGAAGATCCAGTATTACAAGCTATCCTCAAGGGGAAATCTGAACCTCAAGATATCG TGGACAGATACTTGCGGTCGGAGAATCAGCTGTTCTTTGAGTTTCGAGTGAGATACCTCATCGCCTGTGAACGGATTTCAGAAGCAGTGGCGCTAATCACAACCTGCCTGAGCCATCCTGACGTCAGCAAGAACCTGTATTATCATCAGGCATACTTTACGTGTCTGCATATGACCCGACTGACAGACAAGCTGCTTCCTGAG CATGTGCTAAGAATAGATTGCAGCGACGGCGTCAAAATTATCTGCAATATCGAAAAGGAAGGTAAAACGGCGCTGGCATTACAGCTGAGCAACGCGTTCCTGATCACACAGCTGCAAACTGGAAAAATGTATTGTATGTG GGATTTAATTTTTATTTGGAGTAAACTGCAACTGAAAGTAAACCCATCCAAGCAAGTGTTTGTGGAGCAATGCTACAACATGCTGAGGATTGCTGCCAACGTGAAGGCGATATTCCCTTTCATGAAGACCATCAGAGAGGAG ATTGGTGAAGGAGCTGTGCAGTTGTCTGTTGAGCTTTGCGGCTGTGCGTTACAGTTGGACCTTAAGGACGACCCCGAGACAAAATCATTAATTTATAAAACCATAGCCTACCTGTTACCCACTGACCTGGAGATTTGCAGGATCTGCGCACTGTCTGTATTCTTCCTGGAGCAGAGCGTAGAATCGTACCGAGTTGTTGAGCGCTTGTACAGATACTCTGACGAGGATTACAATGAGTTTACCAGCTATGTCGAGAATCGGGTGCGCTTCGAACTACTTCCAATACTAAAAAGGGGATTATTATTTGATCCTGAATTTTGGAATTTCTCCATGATCCAAACAAACTGCTCTGCTCTGCTGGGCGACGAATCCGTGCTGACTTTATCCATCCCTGACCCGCTGGATAATGTTGTTGAACAGCAAAGCTTGCCCGCGGAAACTGCTGTAGTGCCATTACTCAATGGAGAACTGAAGCACAGTGATAGCAGACTCAGGCAACGAACCCCATCAGATCCCAGTAAAAACCATACAGTGGTCAGCCCCTTGAAGATGGACACCATCACACCCAGGCATCTTTGTGTTTTGTGCAATAGACAATTTTTGGGCGGTCACATATTTCGACATGCACAGACTCATCATAAAGGATATTGGTTTTCATGCGTCATGTGCGCCCGCAAGTTCAGAAGTAAAATCTCCATGCTTAGGCATCTGAAACATCACCTAAAGAAATTGCAGCGGAGTACGGCAGAGAATTCTCCGGACACCTCGTCGGACTCTTTGCATGCGTATACTAAGGAGGTGAATTCTTCAGAAGAGTCATCTTCATCCTCGGAGACTGCAAATTCGAACCAGAACTTGCTGGACAATGATCCTGCCGTTCCTGGGGAAAACCACACGGTCGACCGTAACGGAGAAGATGTCAATCACTCCACAACTACACAGACTTCATTCTCAACAGACATAAGCAATTCGGATGACCTGGGTGCACTGGGTGACACAGAAGACTGCTCCGACCTGAGTCCCAACGTTAAATTAAATGGCTCTTTATATTCCAAAAACGACCCCGTTGTCAAGCGTGAGGTTGATTACAGCTGCCCTGCTCAGGGCTGTCACCGGGTATTCCAAAAGATAAGGGCCTTGAATAAGCATGCCCGAAACGCGCACCCGTCTGACTTGAAGGTACAGCAGCACATCATGACTTGGAATAAAGGAAAGTGCCGCTTCTGCCAGAGAAAATTTGCAAATTGCACACACTTCATCGACCATTTAAAGCTGCACTACTACCCCAACGTCTACTTCTGCCAGCAGTCACATTGCAATATGCGATACAAGGCCTCCTCTCAACTTGCTGAACATCAGCAAAGCCATGAGACCCTCGAATTCCAGTGCCGTTTCGGGAAATGTGTCGAAATTTTTAGTGAACTTTCTACCCTTCACGAACACGAAGCTCAGCACTATGAACAACATCCATTAGACAGTAGCGCTTCTTTACAGAACGTGGAATCTGTAGAAAGTGTCCCTGTTCCTTTACAAAATGTGAAGCCTGTAGAATCCGTTCTGGTGCCAGAAGAGGACGTTGAAAGCCTAGACCAACAAATGGTCAAATGTAGTAAAAAAGTAAAAGCTGCCCCGGAAGAGGAGGCGCAAGACCTGCCCATTCCTATTTGGAAGTCAAGAAAGGATATAGCGGAACCAAAGACTTATAAACAAGCGGAGAAGAAACTGAACGGGGATGTGCTTTTACCTGATCAGGTCTTACAGACTAGTCCGGATCCAATTCATGAAGCCCCAGAGACTGCTGCTGAGGAGCAAAGCCTCAATGGACACATTGCTCCGGAGCCGAGCCTTGCGGTAGAAACATCGGCAACTGTAGATGATACAGAAACGGATCAAATCAACCCACCCACCTCCGATACAGCACAGGAGGCTCCACCAACAGAAGCGGCTGAAAATGTACAGACGGTTAAGCCAAACCAGGCCGCTTTCACCACCACGCAACGCTCCGTGGCCGTGCAACCTTTTCGGAGGCCATTGCCGCCCAGTTATCTAGCAGAACAGTACATAAGTatgccaaaacgcaggaaaaatgaccAGGAACGTACTTCTGAAAATCATAAAGTAGCAAAAGCTGGTAAAGTGGAGACATTTAGATGTGGGACGTGCCTAACCAATTACTGTAGCAACGAAGCACTTGAGAAGCATCTAGCACAAAAGAAGTGTCAGCTCTTCTTTGGTTTTGACTCAGATGATGAAA